From Streptomyces sp. TLI_053, a single genomic window includes:
- a CDS encoding nucleotide sugar dehydrogenase: protein MIPLDICVVGLGKLGLPLAVQFAAKGHRVTGADVAPPVVEAVNQGRPPFPREAGLDEALKRVVAEGRLRATTDTSAAVAGAEAVVLVVPLVTAADGTPDFTLLDAATDAVAAGLRRGTLVSYETTLPVGVTRGRWAPRLAAGSGLTPGRDFALVFSPERVRTGRVFADLRRYPKLVGGTDPAATRRGAEFYRAVLDFDPRPELAARGRPNGVWELESAEAAEFAKLAETTYRDVNIALANQFARYADRIGVDFAAVADACNSQPFSHLHRPGVAVGGHCIPVYPRLYLWNDPSATVVRAARAANLEMPAYAVGVLDGALEGGIAGKGVLVLGAAYRGGVKETAYSGVFPLVEAVRAAGARPYVADPLYPAEELTALGLPPYGGEPVAAAVLQADHPEYRDLAPADLPGVRVLLDGRRCTDPERWAGVPGVRRIVLGGA from the coding sequence ATGATCCCGCTCGACATCTGTGTGGTGGGCCTGGGCAAGCTCGGACTGCCGCTCGCGGTCCAGTTCGCCGCCAAGGGCCACCGGGTGACCGGTGCCGACGTCGCGCCGCCGGTGGTCGAGGCGGTCAACCAGGGCCGGCCGCCGTTCCCCCGCGAGGCCGGACTGGACGAGGCGCTCAAGCGGGTGGTCGCCGAGGGCCGGCTGCGCGCCACCACCGACACCTCGGCCGCCGTCGCCGGAGCCGAGGCGGTCGTCCTGGTCGTGCCGCTGGTCACCGCCGCCGACGGTACGCCCGACTTCACCCTGCTCGACGCCGCGACCGACGCGGTCGCGGCCGGGCTGCGCCGGGGCACGCTGGTCAGCTACGAGACCACCCTGCCGGTGGGTGTCACCCGGGGCCGGTGGGCGCCCCGCCTGGCGGCGGGCTCCGGACTGACCCCGGGCCGGGACTTCGCGCTGGTCTTCAGTCCTGAGCGGGTCCGCACCGGCCGGGTCTTCGCCGACCTGCGCCGGTACCCCAAGCTGGTGGGCGGCACCGACCCGGCCGCCACCCGGCGCGGCGCCGAGTTCTACCGGGCGGTGCTGGACTTCGACCCGCGCCCCGAACTGGCGGCGCGGGGCCGGCCGAACGGGGTGTGGGAGCTGGAGTCCGCCGAGGCGGCGGAGTTCGCCAAGCTCGCCGAGACCACCTACCGGGACGTCAACATCGCGCTGGCCAATCAGTTCGCCCGGTACGCGGACCGGATCGGGGTGGACTTCGCCGCCGTCGCCGACGCCTGCAACTCGCAGCCGTTCAGCCATCTGCACCGGCCGGGCGTGGCGGTCGGCGGGCACTGCATCCCGGTCTACCCGCGGCTCTACCTGTGGAACGACCCCTCGGCGACGGTGGTCCGCGCGGCCCGGGCGGCCAACCTGGAGATGCCGGCCTACGCGGTCGGGGTGCTGGACGGCGCGCTGGAGGGCGGGATCGCCGGGAAGGGCGTGCTGGTGCTCGGCGCCGCGTACCGGGGCGGGGTCAAGGAGACCGCCTACTCCGGGGTGTTCCCGCTGGTGGAGGCGGTGCGGGCGGCGGGTGCCCGGCCGTACGTGGCCGACCCGCTGTACCCGGCGGAGGAACTGACGGCGCTGGGACTGCCCCCGTACGGGGGCGAGCCGGTGGCGGCGGCGGTGCTGCAGGCGGACCACCCGGAGTACCGGGACCTGGCCCCGGCCGACCTGCCGGGCGTCAGGGTGCTGCTGGACGGTCGGCGGTGCACCGATCCCGAGCGCTGGGCGGGCGTGCCGGGGGTGCGCCGGATCGTGCTCGGGGGCGCCTGA
- a CDS encoding ATP-binding cassette domain-containing protein, with protein MALIELEDVRRTFTVRTRAGRLRRQKREVRAVDGLSFTVEAGECVGYIGPNGAGKSTTVKMLTGILVPTAGRLRVAGVDPARERVALARRIGVVFGQRTTLWWDLPLRDSYELARRLYRIPEHRYRANLDRCVELLDLGALLDTPVRQLSLGQRMRGDLAAALLHDPRVLYLDEPTIGLDVVSKAKVREFLREVNRDLGTTVLLTTHDLTDIEQLCDRVMVIDHGRVVHDGGLEALHAAGDSERTLVVDLAGSHPPIEVPGARVVRVEGPRQWLAFPAQESAAPVVAAVAARYPLVDLSVREPAIEDVIARMYAEVAIG; from the coding sequence ATGGCACTGATCGAACTCGAGGACGTCCGCCGCACCTTCACCGTGCGCACCAGGGCCGGCCGGCTGCGGCGGCAGAAGCGCGAGGTGCGCGCCGTCGACGGGCTGAGCTTCACCGTCGAGGCCGGCGAGTGCGTCGGCTACATCGGCCCGAACGGCGCCGGCAAGTCCACCACCGTCAAGATGCTGACCGGCATCCTCGTCCCCACCGCCGGACGGCTGCGCGTCGCCGGTGTCGACCCGGCCCGGGAACGGGTCGCCCTGGCCCGCCGGATCGGCGTCGTCTTCGGTCAGCGCACCACACTCTGGTGGGACCTCCCGCTGCGCGACTCCTACGAACTGGCCCGCCGGCTCTACCGGATCCCCGAGCACCGATATCGCGCCAACCTGGACCGCTGCGTCGAACTGCTCGACCTCGGCGCGCTGCTCGACACACCCGTCCGCCAGCTCTCGCTCGGCCAGCGGATGCGCGGCGACCTCGCCGCCGCGCTGCTGCACGACCCGCGGGTGCTGTACCTCGACGAGCCGACCATCGGCCTGGACGTGGTCAGCAAGGCCAAGGTGCGGGAGTTCCTGCGCGAGGTCAACCGCGACCTCGGCACCACGGTGCTGCTCACCACCCACGACCTCACCGACATCGAGCAGCTGTGCGACCGGGTCATGGTGATCGACCACGGCCGGGTGGTCCACGACGGCGGTCTCGAGGCCCTGCACGCGGCGGGCGACAGCGAGCGGACCCTGGTCGTCGACCTGGCCGGGAGCCACCCGCCGATCGAGGTGCCCGGCGCCCGGGTGGTCCGGGTGGAGGGCCCGCGCCAGTGGCTGGCCTTCCCGGCGCAGGAGAGCGCGGCCCCGGTGGTGGCGGCCGTCGCCGCCCGCTACCCGCTGGTCGACCTGTCGGTGCGGGAGCCGGCGATCGAGGACGTGATCGCCCGGATGTACGCCGAGGTCGCGATCGGCTGA
- a CDS encoding ABC-2 family transporter protein: MGLYAAVVRGAFRRFSTYRAASLAGAFTNTVFGFILASTFLALWHSRPGLGGYDEVTAVTYIWVSQGLLVTVAVMGGGFQDDVQERFRSGDIAVDLYRPVDFQGWWLATDLGRAAFHLLARGVPPMLVGSLVFRVRLPENPLTWVFFLLATLLAVVVSFGVRFLVSLTGFWLQDSEGVRSVTLVVSMFFSGMLLPLALFPGLLGDLAPLLPWAALVKVPTDVFLERATGPGLLGALGFQLGWAVVLLAAGRLVQLLATRKVVVQGG; the protein is encoded by the coding sequence CTGGGCCTCTACGCGGCCGTCGTCCGGGGCGCGTTCCGGCGCTTCTCCACCTACCGGGCTGCCAGCCTCGCCGGGGCCTTCACCAACACCGTCTTCGGCTTCATCCTCGCCTCCACCTTCCTCGCCCTCTGGCACTCCCGCCCCGGACTCGGCGGCTACGACGAGGTCACCGCCGTCACCTACATCTGGGTCAGCCAGGGCCTGCTGGTCACCGTCGCCGTCATGGGCGGCGGCTTCCAGGACGACGTCCAGGAGCGCTTCCGCAGCGGCGACATCGCCGTCGACCTCTACCGCCCGGTGGACTTCCAGGGCTGGTGGCTGGCCACCGACCTCGGCCGGGCCGCCTTCCACCTGCTCGCCCGGGGTGTGCCACCGATGCTGGTCGGCTCCCTGGTCTTCCGGGTCCGGCTCCCCGAGAACCCGCTGACCTGGGTGTTCTTCCTGCTCGCCACCCTGCTCGCGGTGGTGGTCAGCTTCGGGGTGCGCTTCCTCGTCTCGCTCACCGGCTTCTGGCTGCAGGACTCCGAGGGGGTGCGCTCGGTGACCCTGGTGGTGTCGATGTTCTTCTCCGGGATGCTGCTGCCGCTCGCGCTCTTCCCCGGCCTGCTCGGCGACCTCGCCCCGCTGCTGCCCTGGGCGGCGCTGGTGAAGGTGCCCACCGACGTCTTCCTGGAGCGCGCCACCGGCCCCGGCCTGCTCGGCGCGCTCGGCTTCCAGCTCGGCTGGGCCGTCGTGCTGCTCGCGGCCGGCCGGCTGGTTCAGCTGCTGGCGACCCGCAAGGTGGTGGTCCAGGGTGGCTGA
- a CDS encoding ABC-2 family transporter protein, producing the protein MADQALVTRAPLPAVTRESAATRTAWAVRSWWLAAAMWTRAIMSYRASFVMMLCANVVVTFLDFVVVVLMFRHTDTLGGWTLPELGFLYGTSALALGLANLFVGSIDALGERIRTGTLDIMLVRPAPALAQLCAERFSLRRLGRPVQAVGVLIWSLTVLDVHWTWDRVLLLPVLVVCGTLIFAAVFIGFASLQFWWGEAKELQNSFTYGGATVLQYPPTVFAKELVAGTVFGIPLAFVNWLPALRILDRPDPLGLPTAFQYASPLAAVLALTAAGLAWRAGLRAYRGAGG; encoded by the coding sequence GTGGCTGACCAGGCCCTCGTGACCCGGGCACCGCTCCCCGCCGTCACCCGCGAGTCCGCCGCGACCCGGACGGCCTGGGCGGTGCGCTCCTGGTGGCTCGCCGCCGCGATGTGGACCAGGGCGATCATGTCCTACCGGGCGTCGTTCGTGATGATGCTCTGCGCCAACGTCGTGGTGACCTTCCTCGACTTCGTCGTGGTCGTCCTGATGTTCCGCCACACCGACACCCTCGGCGGCTGGACCCTGCCCGAACTCGGCTTCCTCTACGGCACCTCGGCGCTGGCCCTCGGCCTGGCGAACCTCTTCGTCGGCTCGATCGACGCCCTGGGCGAGCGGATCCGCACCGGCACGCTGGACATCATGCTGGTCCGGCCCGCGCCCGCGCTCGCCCAGCTGTGCGCCGAGCGGTTCTCGCTGCGCCGGCTCGGCCGGCCCGTCCAGGCGGTGGGCGTGCTGATCTGGTCGCTGACCGTGCTGGACGTCCACTGGACCTGGGACCGGGTACTGCTGCTGCCGGTCCTGGTGGTCTGCGGCACGCTGATCTTCGCCGCGGTGTTCATCGGCTTCGCCAGCCTCCAGTTCTGGTGGGGCGAGGCCAAGGAGCTCCAGAACTCCTTCACCTACGGCGGCGCCACCGTGCTGCAGTACCCGCCGACGGTCTTCGCCAAGGAGCTCGTCGCCGGCACCGTGTTCGGCATCCCGCTGGCCTTCGTCAACTGGCTGCCGGCGCTGCGGATCCTCGACCGGCCCGATCCGCTCGGCCTGCCCACCGCCTTCCAGTACGCCTCCCCGCTCGCGGCCGTGCTCGCCCTGACCGCCGCCGGCCTGGCCTGGCGCGCCGGGCTGCGCGCCTACCGCGGCGCCGGCGGCTGA
- a CDS encoding glycosyltransferase → MTVPDVTVVIAVYNTMPYLTACLDSLVRQTIGHARMEVVAVDDGSTDGGGDLLDGYAARHPGLFQVVHQANSGGPAAPTNRGLALARGRYVLFLGADDWLGDEALARMVDSADAWGSDVLIPKQVGVNGRLVPQGIFDATAASVGFEDSALAWALADTKLFRLDLIRRHNLARKEELKVYSDQPFTLAACLRARRISVLADYDHYFLVLREDRGNVTQRAGALDRVRGVAAVQWVAAELAAPGAQLDAIRARHFGWEVPQLLQEGLLALDAGLRDQVCEGVGELVRQFGAREVYHRLAVPDRVRLELAATGRYAELRELIAYEAEHGAPPEVSETGPDGVRRRYAAYPVFRDGAAALADELFLLGEEGPAAPAPVDPEAGGETGPRPPTLVQQLWRGAVPAQVRRRLRGYPAWRRLADAVAADGRNGGRR, encoded by the coding sequence ATGACCGTACCCGACGTGACCGTGGTGATCGCGGTCTACAACACCATGCCGTACCTGACCGCCTGTCTGGACTCCCTGGTCCGGCAGACCATCGGGCACGCGCGCATGGAGGTGGTCGCGGTCGACGACGGCTCCACGGACGGCGGCGGCGACCTGCTCGACGGCTACGCGGCCCGGCACCCCGGGCTGTTCCAGGTCGTCCACCAGGCCAACTCCGGCGGCCCGGCCGCGCCGACCAACCGCGGGCTGGCGCTCGCCCGCGGCCGCTACGTGCTCTTCCTCGGCGCCGACGACTGGCTCGGCGACGAGGCCCTGGCACGGATGGTCGACTCCGCGGACGCGTGGGGGTCGGACGTCCTGATCCCCAAGCAGGTCGGGGTGAACGGCCGGCTGGTGCCGCAGGGCATCTTCGACGCCACCGCCGCCTCGGTCGGCTTCGAGGACTCCGCGCTGGCCTGGGCGCTCGCCGACACCAAGCTGTTCCGGCTCGACCTGATCAGGCGGCACAACCTGGCGCGCAAGGAGGAGCTGAAGGTCTACTCCGACCAGCCCTTCACCCTCGCCGCCTGCCTGCGGGCCCGCCGGATCTCCGTCCTCGCCGACTACGACCACTACTTCCTGGTGCTGCGCGAGGACCGGGGCAACGTCACCCAGCGGGCCGGCGCGCTGGACCGGGTCCGCGGGGTCGCGGCCGTGCAGTGGGTGGCCGCCGAACTGGCCGCGCCCGGCGCCCAGCTGGACGCGATCAGGGCGCGGCACTTCGGCTGGGAGGTGCCGCAGCTGCTCCAGGAGGGCCTGCTCGCCCTCGACGCCGGGCTGCGGGACCAGGTCTGCGAAGGCGTCGGCGAACTCGTCCGGCAGTTCGGCGCCCGCGAGGTGTACCACCGGCTCGCGGTGCCCGACCGGGTCAGGCTGGAGCTGGCCGCCACCGGCCGGTACGCGGAACTGCGCGAGCTGATCGCGTACGAGGCGGAGCACGGCGCACCGCCGGAGGTGTCCGAGACCGGGCCGGACGGGGTCCGGCGGCGGTACGCGGCCTACCCGGTGTTCCGGGACGGCGCGGCGGCGCTCGCGGACGAGCTGTTCCTGCTCGGCGAGGAGGGGCCGGCGGCGCCGGCGCCGGTGGACCCGGAGGCGGGCGGGGAGACCGGGCCGAGGCCGCCCACGCTGGTGCAGCAGCTCTGGCGCGGCGCGGTGCCCGCCCAGGTGCGCCGCCGGCTGCGCGGCTACCCGGCCTGGCGCCGGCTCGCCGACGCGGTGGCCGCCGACGGCCGGAACGGGGGACGGCGATGA
- a CDS encoding DUF445 domain-containing protein: MRFTAADEEKRRGVRRMKAIATGLLALATLVFALATWAKAAGAGAWAGYLAAAAEAGMVGALADWFAVTALFRRPFGLPIPHTAIIPTKKDSFGRSLGDFVGENFLSGQVVRERLAALGIARRLGEWLAAPGSAERVTKEASAALRGVLAVLRDDDVQAVVAEAVTRRAAATSVAEPAGRMLGKVVADGGHHGVVDLVAVRAHDWLAENHAEVVQRVTQKTPGWTPKFLDHQVGERVYKELMRFVTDIRDDQEHPARGAIDNFLADFATELQTDPETIARVERAKGELLARPEVQELIASTWAAVRSLVLNAAEDEDSELRRRIREGVRTFGARLATDPRLQAKADGWLQDAAQYLVSTYRTEITSLISETVAGWDADDASRKIEANVGRDLQFIRINGTVVGALAGLLIHSVAVAFGG; this comes from the coding sequence ATGCGGTTCACCGCGGCCGACGAGGAGAAGAGACGCGGCGTCCGCCGGATGAAGGCCATCGCGACCGGCCTGCTGGCCCTCGCGACCCTGGTGTTCGCCCTGGCCACCTGGGCGAAGGCGGCCGGCGCGGGCGCCTGGGCCGGCTACCTGGCGGCCGCCGCCGAGGCCGGCATGGTCGGCGCGCTGGCCGACTGGTTCGCGGTGACCGCGCTGTTCCGGCGCCCCTTCGGCCTGCCCATCCCGCACACCGCCATCATCCCGACCAAGAAGGACTCCTTCGGCCGGTCGCTGGGCGACTTCGTCGGCGAGAACTTCCTCTCCGGCCAGGTGGTGCGCGAACGGCTCGCCGCGCTCGGCATCGCCCGCCGGCTGGGCGAGTGGCTGGCCGCGCCCGGCAGCGCCGAACGGGTCACCAAGGAGGCCTCGGCGGCGCTGCGCGGCGTGCTGGCGGTGCTCCGCGACGACGACGTGCAGGCGGTCGTCGCCGAGGCGGTGACCCGGCGGGCCGCCGCCACCTCGGTCGCCGAGCCGGCCGGCCGGATGCTCGGCAAGGTGGTCGCGGACGGCGGCCACCACGGGGTGGTCGACCTGGTAGCGGTCCGGGCGCACGACTGGCTGGCCGAGAACCACGCCGAGGTGGTCCAGCGGGTCACCCAGAAGACCCCCGGCTGGACCCCGAAGTTCCTCGACCACCAGGTCGGCGAGCGCGTCTACAAGGAGCTGATGCGGTTCGTCACCGACATCAGGGACGACCAGGAGCACCCGGCGCGCGGCGCGATCGACAACTTCCTCGCCGACTTCGCCACCGAGCTGCAGACCGACCCGGAGACCATCGCCCGGGTCGAGCGGGCCAAGGGCGAGCTGCTCGCCCGGCCCGAGGTGCAGGAGCTGATCGCCTCCACCTGGGCGGCCGTCCGCTCGCTGGTGCTGAACGCCGCCGAGGACGAGGACAGCGAGCTGCGCCGGCGCATCCGCGAGGGCGTGCGGACCTTCGGTGCGCGCCTGGCCACCGATCCCAGGCTCCAGGCCAAGGCGGACGGCTGGCTGCAGGACGCCGCCCAGTACCTGGTCAGCACCTACCGCACCGAGATCACCTCGCTGATCTCCGAGACGGTGGCGGGCTGGGACGCGGACGACGCCTCGCGCAAGATCGAGGCCAACGTCGGCCGGGACCTCCAGTTCATCCGGATCAACGGCACCGTGGTCGGTGCGCTGGCCGGGCTGCTGATCCACTCGGTGGCGGTCGCGTTCGGCGGCTGA